Proteins found in one Larimichthys crocea isolate SSNF chromosome I, L_crocea_2.0, whole genome shotgun sequence genomic segment:
- the parp14rs1 gene encoding poly(ADP-ribose) polymerase family member 14-related sequence 1 isoform X2: protein MADAYTFALLVEIEENDTPRLKNKLVKYFQSKKSHGGDCVVDYENGSRTALLRFRTEEDRQNVLSKEAHQISLDKGVLKMTVRLTPDDTKTQEPASESFNKKSTISLSNQQSSTEPTPAAEVQTAAKGEDDDSADEKLCATSAVLGNILETVNLEFFEMLVENILKDPDSPSASQTFTLEVIPDMASVVVTFQSGKECTNFMTRCPKNRTFTKKKFSVQPLQVTDQVLVEDLQDSCEDLLRLYFEDVGGDVENVEFKEGDQSAIITFKECKAVQKVMETKHHIKQNIIRVYPFYKSLGTALYGKDKPSLKLPAAISEPIDSAVWRYLNDNQSAAKTIHSQLAKHFCNVNLKQPTVCLSPVSSLLQQKDAKGIIKEWGGTVKLAFTQALSQFKSLKFQLEPEAWEESEEKVRQTLLNENVVVVPDKAGSVISVVGFVADVSRLEQTLSEVVTKIMKKVQRKKSSVTDELKVSQSIFHMLCQDGLQDKLLRVYPELKMSFRKDCPDLILTGLREEVMAASKVIYDAMFALKRQNLEIDKFVLDLLKDEQQDELTKALLTSNGINAVFEINAHRVQLLAVSDRDLSDAEDHLGRVLISEYINVEDSNVLKKPEWQDLISQLENANNTSGRRVRIHTTGQQVVVSGPKDSVSRVNSKLDDFLMLNAQVEETVVVKPNTVVEFIKKKDTSWLEQVNEQVKVSYKNEAVCLSGSRVDVTKCKTLVENVVSSVVCERLKVTKPGVKKFFQDKETMYVSSLLSETGCLVELVDDTSVILTPSYKLQTADGVEIAVCKADMCSYPVHAVVNASTRDLKHKGGLAGALLNAAGPQLQDECDKIINSNGQLKPGDCVITGAGGKLCCKKVIHAVGPTFDKANPQKSLAQLKKVVKGSLELAEKNGCVSVALPTISRSQGFPLKLCADTIIKAVKDHHDGMYDDSTLKKIHFVDNDDIAVQTMEAAVRQVYGNHDVSHSQQTPTKVATPLPVKAAGADPNRLGKVTTKEGVSITLTKGNIEHATTEVTVNTVFEDLALNRGAVSSAIFRVAGPKLQEFVTAKNPSGTVGEVIVTEGCKLKSSQVFHVVTPHWDNGQGTAEKILGGIFKDCLDKAEDTGLTSISFPAIGTGNLGFPKDVIASLMLDNILEFSSKKQPKHLKKVVIILYSGDAPTIQVFSDEFKKKFPNASGLPVATSSPQSQGPFTKVASTSGMHETKMGSVVIQVVTGDITKETTDVIVNSSNESFSLKSGVSKAILDGAGQAVEAECQTLGAQANTGIIMTQPGNLKCKKILHLVGQTDLVKINKVVKEALQLCVKNSHTSVSFPAIGTGQGNVQAKQVADAMLDAVIDVLSQNTSSTLKTIRIVIFQAPMLKEFYSSMHQREAPDPKNQAGFWGNIGSKIKSLFVGTADKPQKEEDFVIEPLKVDPACFHICGNSQVRVDKAKQWINDLISKEQHATCINDNNILTLSDASHKRIVDIQKTLCVSIKTESKKTNASITIEGLCKDVLEASSEIHDMLRKARDDEDLKKKVELAGTVAEWQYQQTGMQFQSFDPMTNYELEQALEKKLQSVKVTVQGQDYTVTMPMGPATDNQGRTLEIKRIDKLKDEDVPEFWDTMPPNTSCLAVDIKAGTAEYTEVERLFKATCGQPIIKIERIQNPVLWKSLQLKKHDMEQRNGHQNNEKRLFHGTCQTTVPTINENGFNRSYAGKNATCYGKGTYFAVKASYSAQGTYSRPNAAGEKFMYLCRVLTGDFTAGQTNMVAPPSKGAVSVQLYDSVVDNIATPNMFIIFHDSHAYPEYLIKFK from the exons CGACTATTTCTCTGAGTAACCAACAATCAAGCACTGAGCCCACGCCTGCAGCTGAAGTTCAGACAGCGGCAAAAGGCGAAGACGATGACTCAGCGGATGAAAAGCTCTGCGCCACTTCGGCTGTTTTAGGAAATATTCTAGAGACAGTGAACCTGGAGTTTTTTGAGATGCTAGTTGAGAACATTTTGAAAGATCCTGACTCTCCATCTGCCTCTCAAACCTTCACCTTGGAAGTCATTCCTGACATGGCATCTGTTGTGGTAACTTTCCAGAGTGGAAAAG AATGCACCAATTTCATGACAAGATGTCCCAAAAACAGGACATTCACAAAGAAGAAATTCTCAGTCCAACCTCTTCAAGTCACAGATCAAGTTCTAGTTGAAGACCTACAAGATAGTTGCGAAGATCTCCTGCGCCTTTATTTTGAGGATGTAGGTGGGGATGTGGAAAATGTTGAGTTTAAAGAAGGAGATCAGTCTGCCATCATCACCTTTAAAGAGTGTAAAG CTGTTCAGAAAGTCATGGAGACGAAGCATCACATCAAACAGAACATAATCAGAGTTTATCCTTTTTACAAATCTTTGGGAACAGCCCTGTATGGAAAAGACAAGCCTTCACTAAAACTCCCTGCTGCCATCTCTGAACCCATTGACAGTGCGGTCTGGAGATATCTAAATGACAACCAATCAGCAGCGAAGACCATTCACAGCCAGTTGGCAAAACACTTCTGTAATGTGAACCTCAAGCAGCCTACTGTGTGCTTGAGCCCTGTATCTTCTCTACTACAGCAAAAGGATGCCAAAGGCATCATCAAAGAATGGGGGGGTACTGTGAAGTTGGCCTTTACACAAGCTCTGTCACAATTCAAATCCCTGAAGTTTCAGCTAGAGCCAGAGGCATGGGAAGAGTCTGAGGAGAAGGTCCGACAGACGTTATTGAATGAGAATGTGGTTGTAGTGCCTGATAAAGCCGGCAGTGTCATATCAGTGGTTGGCTTTGTTGCAGATGTCAGTAGACTAGAGCAGACTCTTAGTGAAGTCGTAACTAAGATTATGAAAAAAGTACAGAGAAAGAAATCGTCTGTAACCGACGAGTTAAAAGTGTCACAGTCAATTTTCCACATGCTTTGTCAAGATGGTCTTCAGGATAAGCTGCTTCGTGTGTACCCTGaactgaaaatgtcatttaGGAAAGACTGTCCGGATTTGATATTAACTGGCTTAAGGGAAGAGGTTATGGCAGCAAGCAAAGTCATATATGATGCGATGTTTGCACTAAAACGTCAGAATTTGGAAATAGATAAGTTTGTGCTTGACTTGTTGAAGGATGAACAACAAGATGAGCTTACAAAGGCTCTTCTCACATCTAATGGAATAAATGCAGTCTTTGAGATTAATGCACATAGGGTGCAGCTCCTTGCTGTCTCTGACAGAGATCTGAGTGATGCCGAAGACCATCTGGGACGTGTGCTAATATCTGAATACATTAATGTTGAAGACAGTAATGTTCTGAAGAAGCCAGAGTGGCAGGACCTGATCAGTCAGTTAGAAAACGCCAACAACACGTCAGGCAGGAGAGTCCGAATCCACACCACTGGTCAACAAGTTGTGGTGTCAGGCCCCAAGGACAGTGTCAGTAGAGTTAACAGTAAACTTGATGACTTTTTAATGCTGAATGCTCAAGTGGAAGAAACTGTTGTGGTCAAGCCCAACACCGTAGttgaattcattaaaaaaaaagacacatcttGGTTGGAGCAAGTGAATGAGCAAGTGAAAGTGTCTTACAAAAATGAGGCCGTCTGCCTAAGTGGTTCTAGAGTTGATGTCACAAAGTGTAAAACCTTGGTTGAAAACGTAGTCTCTTCTGTGGTCTGTGAAAGGTTAAAAGTCACCAAACCTGGAGTGAAGAAGTTCTTCCAGGATAAAGAAACAATGTATGTCTCCTCACTCTTGAGTGAAACTGGCTGCTTAGTTGAGCTTGTTGATGATACAAGTGTTATACTAACACCTTCGTACAAGCTTCAGACAGCTGATGGAGTTGAAATAGCTGTTTGCAAGGCAGATATGTGCAGCTACCCAGTACATGCAGTTGTCAATGCCTCTACTAGAGACTTGAAACATAAAGGAGGTCTTGCAGGAGCACTCCTTAATGCTGCTGGCCCTCAGTTGCAGGATGAATGTGACAAAATTATTAACTCGAATGGACAGCTCAAGCCTGGAGACTGTGTCATAACTGGTGCAGGGGGGAAACTTTGCTGCAAAAAAGTGATCCATGCAGTGGGACCCACATTTGATAAAGCTAATCCCCAGAAGTCTCTGGCACAGTTGAAAAAAGTTGTTAAAGGAAGCTTAGAACTTGCTGAAAAGAACGGCTGCGTCTCTGTGGCTCTGCCTACCATCAGCAGAAGCCAAGGCTTTCCTCTTAAGTTGTGCGCAGACACCATCATCAAAGCAGTGAAGGACCACCATGATGGCATGTACGATGATAGCACACTGAAGAAGATCCATTTTGTCGACAATGACGACATTGCTGTTCAGACTATGGAGGCAGCTGTCAGACAGGTGTATGGAAATCATGATGTCAGTCATTCTCAACAAACTCCTACTAAAGTTGCCACCCCTCTACCCGTgaaagctgctggagctgaccCCAACCGCTTGGGTAAAGTGACGACCAAAGAGGGTGTGAGCATCACTCTCACCAAAGGAAATATTGAGCATGCCACG ACGGAGGTGACTGTGAATACTGTGTTTGAGGATCTTGCACTGAACCGAGGGGCAGTATCAAGTGCCATTTTCCGGGTGGCTGGACCCAAACTTCAGGAGTTTGTAACCGCAAAAAATCCTAGTGGAACTGTCGGTGAGGTCATTGTTACTGAAGGCTGCAAGCTGAAGAGCAGCCAAGTCTTTCATGTGGTGACACCTCATTGGGACAATGGACAAGGCACTGCTGAGAAG ATCTTGGGTGGCATTTTCAAGGATTGTTTGGATAAGGCAGAGGACACTGGTCTTACCTCCATATCCTTCCCTGCCATTGGAACTGGAAACCTTGGTTTTCCAAAAGATGTCATAGCCTCATTGATGTTGGATAACATCTTAGAGTTTAGCAGTAAGAAACAACCAAAGCACCTGAAGAAGGTCGTGATCATACTTTATTCAGGGGATGCACCGACTATCCAG GTTTTTAGTGATGAATTTAAGAAGAAGTTCCCCAATGCTTCGGGTCTTCCAGTGGCCACAAGTTCCCCACAGAGTCAAG GTCCCTTCACTAAAGTTGCCTCGACCTCAGGAATGCATGAGACCAAAATGGGAAGTGTGGTTATACAGGTGGTCACAGGAGACATAACCAAGGAGACCACTGATGTCATCGTCAACTCCTCCAATGAGAGTTTCTCTCTTAAGTCAG GAGTATCAAAGGCTATTCTGGATGGAGCTGGTCAGGCTGTTGAAGCAGAATGCCAAACCCTTG GTGCCCAGGCCAACACAGGCATAATAATGACCCAGCCAGGTAACCTGAAGTGTAAGAAGATCCTCCACCTGGTTGGACAGACGGACCTAGTAAAAATCAACAAGGTTGTAAAGGAAGCACTTCAACTGTGTGTGAAGAACTCACACACTTCTGTCTCATTTCCTGCCATTGGCACAG GTCAAGGCAATGTACAAGCAAAGCAGGTGGCAGATGCCATGTTGGATGCAGTGATTGATGTGTTGAGCCAAAACACTTCCAGTACCCTGAAGACAATCCGGATAGTTATTTTCCAGGCACCCATGCTAAAAGAGTTTTACAGCAGTATGCACCAAAGGGAAGCACCTGATCCTAAAAATCAAGCAGGTTTCTGGGGAAACATCGGCTCCAAAATCAAAT CATTATTCGTTGGAACAGCTGATAAGCCACAGAAAGAAGAGGATTTTGTCATTGAGCCTCTGAAAGTGGACCCTGCTTGTTTCCACATCTGCGGCAACTCACAAGTTAGGGTTGACAAAGCCAAGCAGTGGATCAATGACCTGATATCGAAAGAACAGCACGCCACGTGCATTAACGACAACAACATCCTCACCTTATCTGATGCAAGCCACAAGCGCATTGTTGACATCCAGAAGACGTTGTGTGTGAGCATAAAGACTGAGAGCAAGAAGACCAACGCCTCAATCACCATTGAGGGGCTCTGCAAGGATGTTCTTGAAGCCAGCAGTGAGATCCATGACATGCTGAGGAAGGCGAGAGATGATGAGGACCTGAAGAAGAAAGTGGAGCTGGCAGGCACAGTGGCAGAGTGGCAGTACCAGCAGACTGGGATGCAGTTTCAGAGTTTTGATCCAATGACCAACTATGAGCTTGAACAAGCATTGGAAAAGAAGCTTCAAAGTGTGAAAGTTACCGTCCAGGGTCAAGATTACACAGTCACCATGCCGATGGGACCTGCCACTGATAACCAGGGACGTACCCTAGAGATAAAACGCATTGACAAACTAAAAG ATGAGGACGTGCCTGAGTTCTGGGATACCATGCCACCCAACACCTCGTGTCTGGCTGTGGACATCAAGGCTGGGACAGCAGAGTACACAGAAGTTGAGAGGCTGTTCAAGGCCACATGTGGACAACCCATTATTAAG ATCGAGAGGATCCAGAACCCTGTTTTGTGGAAAAGCCTACAGCTCAAGAAGCATGACATGGAGCAGAGAAATGGTCATCAGAACAACGAGAAACGGCTCTTCCATGGCACCTGCCAAACCACTGTGCCCACCATCAACGAAAACGGCTTCAACAGAAGTTATGCAGGAAAGAACG CTACTTGTTATGGCAAAGGCACATACTTTGCTGTCAAGGCTAGTTACTCCGCCCAGGGCACCTACTCCAGGCCGAATGCAGCTGGGGAGAAGTTCATGTACTTATGTCGAGTGCTGACGGGGGATTTCACTGccggacaaacaaacatggtcGCACCACCATCCAAGGGTGCTGTCTCTGTTCAGCTGTATGACAGCGTTGTGGACAACATAGCCACTCCCAACATGTTCATTATCTTCCATGACAGCCATGCTTATCCTGAATATTTGATTAAGTTCAAGtaa
- the parp14rs1 gene encoding poly(ADP-ribose) polymerase family member 14-related sequence 1 isoform X1: protein MADAYTFALLVEIEENDTPRLKNKLVKYFQSKKSHGGDCVVDYENGSRTALLRFRTEEDRQNVLSKEAHQISLDKGVLKMTVRLTPDDTKTQEPASESFNKKSATISLSNQQSSTEPTPAAEVQTAAKGEDDDSADEKLCATSAVLGNILETVNLEFFEMLVENILKDPDSPSASQTFTLEVIPDMASVVVTFQSGKECTNFMTRCPKNRTFTKKKFSVQPLQVTDQVLVEDLQDSCEDLLRLYFEDVGGDVENVEFKEGDQSAIITFKECKAVQKVMETKHHIKQNIIRVYPFYKSLGTALYGKDKPSLKLPAAISEPIDSAVWRYLNDNQSAAKTIHSQLAKHFCNVNLKQPTVCLSPVSSLLQQKDAKGIIKEWGGTVKLAFTQALSQFKSLKFQLEPEAWEESEEKVRQTLLNENVVVVPDKAGSVISVVGFVADVSRLEQTLSEVVTKIMKKVQRKKSSVTDELKVSQSIFHMLCQDGLQDKLLRVYPELKMSFRKDCPDLILTGLREEVMAASKVIYDAMFALKRQNLEIDKFVLDLLKDEQQDELTKALLTSNGINAVFEINAHRVQLLAVSDRDLSDAEDHLGRVLISEYINVEDSNVLKKPEWQDLISQLENANNTSGRRVRIHTTGQQVVVSGPKDSVSRVNSKLDDFLMLNAQVEETVVVKPNTVVEFIKKKDTSWLEQVNEQVKVSYKNEAVCLSGSRVDVTKCKTLVENVVSSVVCERLKVTKPGVKKFFQDKETMYVSSLLSETGCLVELVDDTSVILTPSYKLQTADGVEIAVCKADMCSYPVHAVVNASTRDLKHKGGLAGALLNAAGPQLQDECDKIINSNGQLKPGDCVITGAGGKLCCKKVIHAVGPTFDKANPQKSLAQLKKVVKGSLELAEKNGCVSVALPTISRSQGFPLKLCADTIIKAVKDHHDGMYDDSTLKKIHFVDNDDIAVQTMEAAVRQVYGNHDVSHSQQTPTKVATPLPVKAAGADPNRLGKVTTKEGVSITLTKGNIEHATTEVTVNTVFEDLALNRGAVSSAIFRVAGPKLQEFVTAKNPSGTVGEVIVTEGCKLKSSQVFHVVTPHWDNGQGTAEKILGGIFKDCLDKAEDTGLTSISFPAIGTGNLGFPKDVIASLMLDNILEFSSKKQPKHLKKVVIILYSGDAPTIQVFSDEFKKKFPNASGLPVATSSPQSQGPFTKVASTSGMHETKMGSVVIQVVTGDITKETTDVIVNSSNESFSLKSGVSKAILDGAGQAVEAECQTLGAQANTGIIMTQPGNLKCKKILHLVGQTDLVKINKVVKEALQLCVKNSHTSVSFPAIGTGQGNVQAKQVADAMLDAVIDVLSQNTSSTLKTIRIVIFQAPMLKEFYSSMHQREAPDPKNQAGFWGNIGSKIKSLFVGTADKPQKEEDFVIEPLKVDPACFHICGNSQVRVDKAKQWINDLISKEQHATCINDNNILTLSDASHKRIVDIQKTLCVSIKTESKKTNASITIEGLCKDVLEASSEIHDMLRKARDDEDLKKKVELAGTVAEWQYQQTGMQFQSFDPMTNYELEQALEKKLQSVKVTVQGQDYTVTMPMGPATDNQGRTLEIKRIDKLKDEDVPEFWDTMPPNTSCLAVDIKAGTAEYTEVERLFKATCGQPIIKIERIQNPVLWKSLQLKKHDMEQRNGHQNNEKRLFHGTCQTTVPTINENGFNRSYAGKNATCYGKGTYFAVKASYSAQGTYSRPNAAGEKFMYLCRVLTGDFTAGQTNMVAPPSKGAVSVQLYDSVVDNIATPNMFIIFHDSHAYPEYLIKFK from the exons CAGCGACTATTTCTCTGAGTAACCAACAATCAAGCACTGAGCCCACGCCTGCAGCTGAAGTTCAGACAGCGGCAAAAGGCGAAGACGATGACTCAGCGGATGAAAAGCTCTGCGCCACTTCGGCTGTTTTAGGAAATATTCTAGAGACAGTGAACCTGGAGTTTTTTGAGATGCTAGTTGAGAACATTTTGAAAGATCCTGACTCTCCATCTGCCTCTCAAACCTTCACCTTGGAAGTCATTCCTGACATGGCATCTGTTGTGGTAACTTTCCAGAGTGGAAAAG AATGCACCAATTTCATGACAAGATGTCCCAAAAACAGGACATTCACAAAGAAGAAATTCTCAGTCCAACCTCTTCAAGTCACAGATCAAGTTCTAGTTGAAGACCTACAAGATAGTTGCGAAGATCTCCTGCGCCTTTATTTTGAGGATGTAGGTGGGGATGTGGAAAATGTTGAGTTTAAAGAAGGAGATCAGTCTGCCATCATCACCTTTAAAGAGTGTAAAG CTGTTCAGAAAGTCATGGAGACGAAGCATCACATCAAACAGAACATAATCAGAGTTTATCCTTTTTACAAATCTTTGGGAACAGCCCTGTATGGAAAAGACAAGCCTTCACTAAAACTCCCTGCTGCCATCTCTGAACCCATTGACAGTGCGGTCTGGAGATATCTAAATGACAACCAATCAGCAGCGAAGACCATTCACAGCCAGTTGGCAAAACACTTCTGTAATGTGAACCTCAAGCAGCCTACTGTGTGCTTGAGCCCTGTATCTTCTCTACTACAGCAAAAGGATGCCAAAGGCATCATCAAAGAATGGGGGGGTACTGTGAAGTTGGCCTTTACACAAGCTCTGTCACAATTCAAATCCCTGAAGTTTCAGCTAGAGCCAGAGGCATGGGAAGAGTCTGAGGAGAAGGTCCGACAGACGTTATTGAATGAGAATGTGGTTGTAGTGCCTGATAAAGCCGGCAGTGTCATATCAGTGGTTGGCTTTGTTGCAGATGTCAGTAGACTAGAGCAGACTCTTAGTGAAGTCGTAACTAAGATTATGAAAAAAGTACAGAGAAAGAAATCGTCTGTAACCGACGAGTTAAAAGTGTCACAGTCAATTTTCCACATGCTTTGTCAAGATGGTCTTCAGGATAAGCTGCTTCGTGTGTACCCTGaactgaaaatgtcatttaGGAAAGACTGTCCGGATTTGATATTAACTGGCTTAAGGGAAGAGGTTATGGCAGCAAGCAAAGTCATATATGATGCGATGTTTGCACTAAAACGTCAGAATTTGGAAATAGATAAGTTTGTGCTTGACTTGTTGAAGGATGAACAACAAGATGAGCTTACAAAGGCTCTTCTCACATCTAATGGAATAAATGCAGTCTTTGAGATTAATGCACATAGGGTGCAGCTCCTTGCTGTCTCTGACAGAGATCTGAGTGATGCCGAAGACCATCTGGGACGTGTGCTAATATCTGAATACATTAATGTTGAAGACAGTAATGTTCTGAAGAAGCCAGAGTGGCAGGACCTGATCAGTCAGTTAGAAAACGCCAACAACACGTCAGGCAGGAGAGTCCGAATCCACACCACTGGTCAACAAGTTGTGGTGTCAGGCCCCAAGGACAGTGTCAGTAGAGTTAACAGTAAACTTGATGACTTTTTAATGCTGAATGCTCAAGTGGAAGAAACTGTTGTGGTCAAGCCCAACACCGTAGttgaattcattaaaaaaaaagacacatcttGGTTGGAGCAAGTGAATGAGCAAGTGAAAGTGTCTTACAAAAATGAGGCCGTCTGCCTAAGTGGTTCTAGAGTTGATGTCACAAAGTGTAAAACCTTGGTTGAAAACGTAGTCTCTTCTGTGGTCTGTGAAAGGTTAAAAGTCACCAAACCTGGAGTGAAGAAGTTCTTCCAGGATAAAGAAACAATGTATGTCTCCTCACTCTTGAGTGAAACTGGCTGCTTAGTTGAGCTTGTTGATGATACAAGTGTTATACTAACACCTTCGTACAAGCTTCAGACAGCTGATGGAGTTGAAATAGCTGTTTGCAAGGCAGATATGTGCAGCTACCCAGTACATGCAGTTGTCAATGCCTCTACTAGAGACTTGAAACATAAAGGAGGTCTTGCAGGAGCACTCCTTAATGCTGCTGGCCCTCAGTTGCAGGATGAATGTGACAAAATTATTAACTCGAATGGACAGCTCAAGCCTGGAGACTGTGTCATAACTGGTGCAGGGGGGAAACTTTGCTGCAAAAAAGTGATCCATGCAGTGGGACCCACATTTGATAAAGCTAATCCCCAGAAGTCTCTGGCACAGTTGAAAAAAGTTGTTAAAGGAAGCTTAGAACTTGCTGAAAAGAACGGCTGCGTCTCTGTGGCTCTGCCTACCATCAGCAGAAGCCAAGGCTTTCCTCTTAAGTTGTGCGCAGACACCATCATCAAAGCAGTGAAGGACCACCATGATGGCATGTACGATGATAGCACACTGAAGAAGATCCATTTTGTCGACAATGACGACATTGCTGTTCAGACTATGGAGGCAGCTGTCAGACAGGTGTATGGAAATCATGATGTCAGTCATTCTCAACAAACTCCTACTAAAGTTGCCACCCCTCTACCCGTgaaagctgctggagctgaccCCAACCGCTTGGGTAAAGTGACGACCAAAGAGGGTGTGAGCATCACTCTCACCAAAGGAAATATTGAGCATGCCACG ACGGAGGTGACTGTGAATACTGTGTTTGAGGATCTTGCACTGAACCGAGGGGCAGTATCAAGTGCCATTTTCCGGGTGGCTGGACCCAAACTTCAGGAGTTTGTAACCGCAAAAAATCCTAGTGGAACTGTCGGTGAGGTCATTGTTACTGAAGGCTGCAAGCTGAAGAGCAGCCAAGTCTTTCATGTGGTGACACCTCATTGGGACAATGGACAAGGCACTGCTGAGAAG ATCTTGGGTGGCATTTTCAAGGATTGTTTGGATAAGGCAGAGGACACTGGTCTTACCTCCATATCCTTCCCTGCCATTGGAACTGGAAACCTTGGTTTTCCAAAAGATGTCATAGCCTCATTGATGTTGGATAACATCTTAGAGTTTAGCAGTAAGAAACAACCAAAGCACCTGAAGAAGGTCGTGATCATACTTTATTCAGGGGATGCACCGACTATCCAG GTTTTTAGTGATGAATTTAAGAAGAAGTTCCCCAATGCTTCGGGTCTTCCAGTGGCCACAAGTTCCCCACAGAGTCAAG GTCCCTTCACTAAAGTTGCCTCGACCTCAGGAATGCATGAGACCAAAATGGGAAGTGTGGTTATACAGGTGGTCACAGGAGACATAACCAAGGAGACCACTGATGTCATCGTCAACTCCTCCAATGAGAGTTTCTCTCTTAAGTCAG GAGTATCAAAGGCTATTCTGGATGGAGCTGGTCAGGCTGTTGAAGCAGAATGCCAAACCCTTG GTGCCCAGGCCAACACAGGCATAATAATGACCCAGCCAGGTAACCTGAAGTGTAAGAAGATCCTCCACCTGGTTGGACAGACGGACCTAGTAAAAATCAACAAGGTTGTAAAGGAAGCACTTCAACTGTGTGTGAAGAACTCACACACTTCTGTCTCATTTCCTGCCATTGGCACAG GTCAAGGCAATGTACAAGCAAAGCAGGTGGCAGATGCCATGTTGGATGCAGTGATTGATGTGTTGAGCCAAAACACTTCCAGTACCCTGAAGACAATCCGGATAGTTATTTTCCAGGCACCCATGCTAAAAGAGTTTTACAGCAGTATGCACCAAAGGGAAGCACCTGATCCTAAAAATCAAGCAGGTTTCTGGGGAAACATCGGCTCCAAAATCAAAT CATTATTCGTTGGAACAGCTGATAAGCCACAGAAAGAAGAGGATTTTGTCATTGAGCCTCTGAAAGTGGACCCTGCTTGTTTCCACATCTGCGGCAACTCACAAGTTAGGGTTGACAAAGCCAAGCAGTGGATCAATGACCTGATATCGAAAGAACAGCACGCCACGTGCATTAACGACAACAACATCCTCACCTTATCTGATGCAAGCCACAAGCGCATTGTTGACATCCAGAAGACGTTGTGTGTGAGCATAAAGACTGAGAGCAAGAAGACCAACGCCTCAATCACCATTGAGGGGCTCTGCAAGGATGTTCTTGAAGCCAGCAGTGAGATCCATGACATGCTGAGGAAGGCGAGAGATGATGAGGACCTGAAGAAGAAAGTGGAGCTGGCAGGCACAGTGGCAGAGTGGCAGTACCAGCAGACTGGGATGCAGTTTCAGAGTTTTGATCCAATGACCAACTATGAGCTTGAACAAGCATTGGAAAAGAAGCTTCAAAGTGTGAAAGTTACCGTCCAGGGTCAAGATTACACAGTCACCATGCCGATGGGACCTGCCACTGATAACCAGGGACGTACCCTAGAGATAAAACGCATTGACAAACTAAAAG ATGAGGACGTGCCTGAGTTCTGGGATACCATGCCACCCAACACCTCGTGTCTGGCTGTGGACATCAAGGCTGGGACAGCAGAGTACACAGAAGTTGAGAGGCTGTTCAAGGCCACATGTGGACAACCCATTATTAAG ATCGAGAGGATCCAGAACCCTGTTTTGTGGAAAAGCCTACAGCTCAAGAAGCATGACATGGAGCAGAGAAATGGTCATCAGAACAACGAGAAACGGCTCTTCCATGGCACCTGCCAAACCACTGTGCCCACCATCAACGAAAACGGCTTCAACAGAAGTTATGCAGGAAAGAACG CTACTTGTTATGGCAAAGGCACATACTTTGCTGTCAAGGCTAGTTACTCCGCCCAGGGCACCTACTCCAGGCCGAATGCAGCTGGGGAGAAGTTCATGTACTTATGTCGAGTGCTGACGGGGGATTTCACTGccggacaaacaaacatggtcGCACCACCATCCAAGGGTGCTGTCTCTGTTCAGCTGTATGACAGCGTTGTGGACAACATAGCCACTCCCAACATGTTCATTATCTTCCATGACAGCCATGCTTATCCTGAATATTTGATTAAGTTCAAGtaa